The Xenopus tropicalis strain Nigerian chromosome 7, UCB_Xtro_10.0, whole genome shotgun sequence genome includes a region encoding these proteins:
- the ceacam19lz gene encoding carcinoembryonic antigen-related cell adhesion molecule 4 isoform X1 — protein MFCSRGALSLRVYQLKVLLSLCMVAASSLTIQLIPDCASVGKNVTLSVSGINGNLNSFTWYLGEPSASNQIINYIVSITPPSAPGPKNFSDAIGLPNGSLLITNLKTEYSNTYTVQVQASTPGQASAELTVEKSCDSGGLTPGQIAGIVIGVLVGVALIAAAAYFICKHLNSREVSISPCKQGEASQNLYG, from the exons ATGTTCTGCAGCAGGGGGGCTCTCTCTCTGAGGGTCTATCAGCTTAAAG TTCTCCTCTCTCTGTGCATGGTTGCTGCCAGCAGCCTTACCATTCAGTTGATCCCAGACTGTGCATCGGTCGGCAAGAACGTCACTCTCAGTGTCAGTGGAATAAATGGGAACTTAAATAGCTTTACCTGGTATCTAGGAGAGCCAAGTGCTTCAAACCAGATAATAAACTATATAGTAAGCATTACACCTCCCAGCGCTCCCGGACCCAAAAACTTTTCTGATGCCATTGGACTTCCAAATGGTTCCTTGCTAATTACAAACCTCAAGACAGAATACAGTAATACCTACACGGTACAGGTACAGGCAAGTACACCGGGCCAAGCTTCAGCTGAGCTGACTGTGGAAA AGAGCTGTGACTCTGGTGGGCTCACTCCTGGTCAAATTGCCGGCATTGTTATTGGAGTTCTTGTAGGGGTCGCCCTAATTGCAGCTGCAGCTTACTTTATATGCAAACATTTGAACAGCAGAGAA GTCAGTAtatccccttgtaagcaaggagaggcatcgcaaaacctttatggctga
- the ceacam19lz gene encoding carcinoembryonic antigen-related cell adhesion molecule 4 isoform X2 — protein sequence MFCSRGALSLRVYQLKVLLSLCMVAASSLTIQLIPDCASVGKNVTLSVSGINGNLNSFTWYLGEPSASNQIINYIVSITPPSAPGPKNFSDAIGLPNGSLLITNLKTEYSNTYTVQVQASTPGQASAELTVEKSCDSGGLTPGQIAGIVIGVLVGVALIAAAAYFICKHLNSRENI from the exons ATGTTCTGCAGCAGGGGGGCTCTCTCTCTGAGGGTCTATCAGCTTAAAG TTCTCCTCTCTCTGTGCATGGTTGCTGCCAGCAGCCTTACCATTCAGTTGATCCCAGACTGTGCATCGGTCGGCAAGAACGTCACTCTCAGTGTCAGTGGAATAAATGGGAACTTAAATAGCTTTACCTGGTATCTAGGAGAGCCAAGTGCTTCAAACCAGATAATAAACTATATAGTAAGCATTACACCTCCCAGCGCTCCCGGACCCAAAAACTTTTCTGATGCCATTGGACTTCCAAATGGTTCCTTGCTAATTACAAACCTCAAGACAGAATACAGTAATACCTACACGGTACAGGTACAGGCAAGTACACCGGGCCAAGCTTCAGCTGAGCTGACTGTGGAAA AGAGCTGTGACTCTGGTGGGCTCACTCCTGGTCAAATTGCCGGCATTGTTATTGGAGTTCTTGTAGGGGTCGCCCTAATTGCAGCTGCAGCTTACTTTATATGCAAACATTTGAACAGCAGAGAA AACATTTAA